The Effusibacillus pohliae DSM 22757 genome segment TTCAGAAGCAGGGGGTCATTTTGCAGATCGATTTTCGCAAATAAGCATCCGGGGGATCTGTGAACGCTTTCCCGTAAAACACCGCCGTCTGGCACGGGGGTGTTTTTCATTGGGCGAAAGTTTGGTATAGTAGGATCAAAATAAGTGGTTTCATCGGGTAGCATGGACATATGGAGGTTGAAGATGGACGGCAGCGGACATTTGACTCTCACCGGATTGTTTGGCCATCCCGTTCGTCATTCCCGCTCGCCCGCGATGCACAATGCCGCTTTTCGGGAATTGGGGCTGCCCTATGTGTACGTTGCGTTCGACGTCGCCCCGGAATCGCTGGCGGCCGCGGTTGACAGCATTCGGGTGTTGGGGATGCGCGGCGTGAACGTGACGATCCCCCACAAAGTGGATGTGATGCCCTATTTGGACCGGATCACGCCGGAAGCGGATCTGATCGGGGCGGTCAATACGATTGTGAATGAAAACGGTGTACTGATCGGACATAATACGGATGGCACGGGGTATGTGCGTTCGTTGCTGGAAGAGAGCCGGCTGTCCCTGCCGGAATCGCCGGTGTTGATCCTCGGGGCAGGCGGCGCCGCGCGGGCGATCGTGACGGCACTTGCTTGGCAAGGGGCGAAGGAAATTTATATCGCCAACCGGACCCGGCAAAAAGGGGACGAGCTGGCGCAACGAATCGCGGCGTTGTGCTCGGTTCATTCGGTTTCGCTTGCGGACATCCCGGAGTTGATCAAGCGAGTGCGGCTGGTGGTGAACACAACGTCTGTCGGCATGCACCCGAATGTGGAAGAGAGCCCGATCGATCCGGCTCTGCTGCATGAAGGGCTGGTCGTGTCGGATTTGATTTATAACCCGTTGGAAACGTGTCTCTTGCGGGAAGCTCGCCGGCGCGGCGCCACACCGCACGGAGGGTTGGGCATGTTTATCTACCAGGGGGCGGAAGCGTTTACGTTGTGGACAGGCGCCGAAGCTCCTGTGGAGATCATGCGGCAAACGGTCGAATCGATCCTCATCCCGCGAAGGTGAAGAAGGAATGCGAAACCAAAATTTTGGCCAAAGGAGTCATCAGGTTGCTGACAGGGAAACAAAAACGGTATTTGCGTTCGTTGGCCCACCATCTCGACCCGATTTTGCAGGTCGGGAAGGGCGGAGTAACGGAAAATTTGCTGGAACAGGTGTCGCTGGCGCTGGAAGCAAGGGAACTGATCAAAGTCTCCGTTCTGAACAACTGTGAATGCGACAAGGACGAGGTCGCGGAACAACTGGTTGAAGGCGCGGGAGCTGAGCTGGTGCAAGTGATCGGGAAAACGGTGGTTTTGTATCGGGAATCGGCCGCAAACAAGCAAATCGAATTGCCGAAATGAGGTTCCCGCAGCATGAAAATCGGTCTGTTTGGCGGAACGTTCGACCCGGTCCATATCGGACATCTGGTGGCCGCAAGATTGGCCCAGGAAGCGATGGGGCTCGATCGCGTGATATTCATTCCGTCCGGTGTGCCGCCTCACAAGCGGGAACATCACATTTCGCCCGCCGACCGGCGTCTCCGGATGGTGGAGCTGGCGGTCGCCGATGAGCGGGGTTTTCAGGTGTCCGATTGGGAATTGCAGCAGCCGGGACCGTCTTATACGGTCC includes the following:
- a CDS encoding shikimate dehydrogenase; its protein translation is MDGSGHLTLTGLFGHPVRHSRSPAMHNAAFRELGLPYVYVAFDVAPESLAAAVDSIRVLGMRGVNVTIPHKVDVMPYLDRITPEADLIGAVNTIVNENGVLIGHNTDGTGYVRSLLEESRLSLPESPVLILGAGGAARAIVTALAWQGAKEIYIANRTRQKGDELAQRIAALCSVHSVSLADIPELIKRVRLVVNTTSVGMHPNVEESPIDPALLHEGLVVSDLIYNPLETCLLREARRRGATPHGGLGMFIYQGAEAFTLWTGAEAPVEIMRQTVESILIPRR
- the yhbY gene encoding ribosome assembly RNA-binding protein YhbY is translated as MLTGKQKRYLRSLAHHLDPILQVGKGGVTENLLEQVSLALEARELIKVSVLNNCECDKDEVAEQLVEGAGAELVQVIGKTVVLYRESAANKQIELPK